In Armatimonadota bacterium, a single genomic region encodes these proteins:
- the nrfD gene encoding NrfD/PsrC family molybdoenzyme membrane anchor subunit has product MAKVQERKLNDLLITGDQTYSSIDSSVDRLILNQKLHGKGWNMLFAIGIMLTGLLGLSIFWLLYQGIGIWGNNVPSAWGFDIINFVWWIGIGHAGTLISAILLLMRQQWRNSINRFAEAMTIFAVMCAGLYPILHTGRPWNAYWLFPYPNILAMWPQFRSPLMWDVAAVSTYFSVSAVFWFVGLIPDFATLRDKSTNKYGKVIFATLAMGWRGSNQHWHRYEQMYLLLAGLSTPLVLSVHSIVSFDFAISIVPGWNVTVFPPYFVAGAVFAGFAMVMTWGIPLRKWYNLKHLITDRHIDWMCKITLATGLIVFYGYLLEIFYSWYSGNFYEFKLLMKTRFTGPYAPMYWLLIFCNGIAPQVFWSQKARRNETLIMVVCFLISVGMWLERFVIIPMSLTNNYLPSSDKMYYPSFWDVAMFAGTMGLFITLMMLFIRFLPVINIFEVKDLFYKMGGKKEIVEEVGASK; this is encoded by the coding sequence ATGGCCAAAGTTCAAGAGAGAAAACTGAACGATCTGCTGATCACAGGCGATCAGACGTACTCATCCATCGACTCCTCTGTCGATAGGCTGATTCTCAACCAGAAGCTTCACGGCAAGGGCTGGAACATGCTCTTCGCGATCGGAATCATGTTGACAGGCCTTCTGGGCCTCTCGATCTTCTGGCTCCTTTATCAAGGAATCGGAATCTGGGGCAATAACGTTCCATCTGCATGGGGCTTCGACATCATCAACTTTGTTTGGTGGATCGGTATCGGCCACGCTGGAACGCTGATTTCAGCAATTCTGCTTCTCATGCGCCAACAATGGCGAAACTCGATCAACCGCTTCGCTGAAGCAATGACGATTTTCGCGGTTATGTGCGCTGGTTTGTATCCAATTCTGCACACCGGGCGACCCTGGAACGCCTACTGGCTCTTCCCGTATCCAAACATCCTCGCGATGTGGCCGCAGTTCCGCTCGCCGCTGATGTGGGACGTTGCTGCGGTTTCAACCTACTTCTCGGTCTCAGCCGTTTTCTGGTTCGTCGGACTCATCCCCGACTTCGCTACCTTGCGCGACAAGAGCACCAATAAGTACGGAAAAGTCATCTTCGCCACCCTTGCAATGGGATGGCGCGGAAGCAACCAGCACTGGCACCGATACGAGCAGATGTACCTACTTCTAGCCGGACTCTCGACTCCGCTAGTTCTTTCGGTACACAGTATCGTTAGCTTCGACTTTGCGATCTCGATCGTCCCGGGCTGGAACGTCACGGTCTTCCCGCCATACTTCGTTGCGGGTGCGGTCTTCGCTGGCTTCGCGATGGTTATGACCTGGGGAATTCCGCTGCGCAAGTGGTACAACCTCAAGCATCTCATCACGGATCGTCACATCGACTGGATGTGCAAGATCACGCTAGCCACCGGACTCATCGTCTTCTACGGCTACCTTCTCGAGATCTTCTACTCCTGGTACAGCGGCAACTTCTATGAGTTCAAACTTCTCATGAAGACCCGATTTACTGGCCCGTACGCTCCGATGTACTGGTTGCTGATCTTCTGCAACGGAATCGCGCCGCAGGTCTTCTGGAGTCAAAAGGCTCGCCGAAACGAGACGCTGATCATGGTGGTCTGCTTCCTTATCTCGGTTGGAATGTGGCTTGAGCGATTCGTCATCATCCCGATGTCGCTCACTAACAACTATCTCCCGTCGAGCGACAAGATGTATTATCCGTCGTTCTGGGATGTGGCAATGTTTGCCGGAACCATGGGTCTTTTCATCACCCTCATGATGCTCTTCATCCGCTTCCTGCCGGTGATCAACATCTTCGAGGTCAAGGACCTGTTCTACAAGATGGGTGGCAAAAAGGAAATCGTCGAAGAAGTGGGGGCAAGTAAGTAA